The Faecalibacterium prausnitzii genome includes a window with the following:
- a CDS encoding amino acid ABC transporter permease → MLEAILSNRTANVLWEALPRILSAGLTMTIPLTLISFSLAMVLAVVVALVQYANVPVLRQLARFYIWVIRGTPLLVQLFIIFYGLPSVGIMLDAFPAAVIAFAINEGAYCAETMRGALESVPQGQLEAGYCVGMTWWQIMRRIVLPQALRTAVPALSNSLIGMIKDTSLASNITVAELFMAGQRVAARTYIFLPIYCEVAVVYLLFCTVVTKLQSLLERQLNAHGFQ, encoded by the coding sequence ATGCTCGAAGCCATTCTTTCCAACCGCACAGCCAACGTTTTGTGGGAAGCGCTGCCCCGCATCCTGTCGGCGGGCCTCACCATGACCATCCCGCTGACCCTCATCTCCTTCAGCCTTGCCATGGTGCTGGCCGTGGTGGTGGCGCTGGTGCAGTACGCCAATGTGCCGGTGCTGCGCCAGCTGGCCCGGTTCTACATCTGGGTCATCCGCGGCACACCGCTGCTGGTGCAGCTGTTCATCATCTTCTACGGCCTGCCCAGCGTCGGCATCATGCTGGACGCTTTCCCGGCAGCCGTCATCGCCTTTGCCATCAACGAGGGGGCCTACTGCGCCGAGACCATGCGCGGCGCACTGGAAAGTGTGCCCCAGGGCCAGCTGGAAGCCGGTTACTGCGTGGGCATGACCTGGTGGCAGATCATGCGCCGCATCGTGCTGCCGCAGGCGCTGCGCACGGCGGTGCCTGCCCTGTCCAACTCGCTCATCGGCATGATCAAGGACACCTCGCTGGCATCGAACATCACGGTCGCCGAACTGTTCATGGCCGGCCAGCGCGTTGCCGCCCGCACCTACATTTTTCTGCCCATCTACTGCGAGGTCGCCGTGGTCTATCTGCTGTTCTGCACGGTCGTCACCAAGCTGCAGAGCCTGTTGGAGCGTCAGCTGAACGCCCACGGCTTCCAGTGA
- a CDS encoding amino acid ABC transporter ATP-binding protein: MAMLEIKNIHKSFRTYDEKPHFHIGPFPRGHARRVIRTLDVLRGVDLTVEKGDVVAILGPSGSGKTTLLRCLNFLEPTDSGSLTFDGETFDLSRISGADIARLRKKTAFVFQNYNLFRNKTALQNVTEGLVVARKMPKAEADAIGRKMLTKVGLADRADAYPRQLSGGQQQRVAIARALATDPEIIYFDEPTSALDPELTGEVLSVMRQLAEEGMTMLVVTHEMGFARNVSSKTVFMENGVVVEQAPSQEFFANPKEERTREFLQKISQHA; this comes from the coding sequence ATGGCCATGTTAGAGATCAAGAACATCCACAAATCCTTTCGCACCTATGACGAAAAACCACATTTTCACATCGGGCCGTTCCCGCGCGGCCATGCCCGCCGGGTGATCCGCACACTGGACGTGCTCCGGGGCGTGGACCTGACCGTGGAAAAAGGCGACGTCGTCGCCATCCTCGGCCCCAGCGGTTCCGGCAAGACGACCCTTCTGCGCTGCCTGAACTTTCTGGAGCCCACCGACAGCGGCAGCCTGACCTTTGACGGCGAGACCTTCGACCTCAGCAGGATCTCCGGCGCCGACATCGCCCGCCTGCGCAAAAAGACGGCCTTCGTCTTCCAGAACTACAACCTGTTCCGGAACAAGACCGCCCTGCAAAATGTCACCGAAGGGCTAGTCGTGGCCCGTAAAATGCCCAAGGCAGAAGCGGACGCCATCGGCCGGAAGATGCTGACAAAGGTCGGTCTGGCCGACCGGGCAGACGCCTATCCCCGCCAGCTTTCCGGCGGCCAGCAGCAGCGGGTGGCCATCGCCCGCGCCCTTGCCACCGACCCGGAGATCATCTATTTCGATGAGCCCACTTCGGCCCTGGACCCGGAGCTGACGGGCGAAGTGCTCTCGGTCATGCGCCAGCTGGCCGAGGAGGGGATGACCATGCTGGTCGTCACCCACGAGATGGGCTTTGCGCGGAACGTTTCTTCCAAGACCGTCTTCATGGAAAACGGCGTCGTCGTGGAGCAGGCCCCCTCGCAGGAGTTCTTTGCGAACCCGAAGGAGGAGCGCACCCGCGAATTTTTGCAGAAGATCTCGCAGCACGCATAA
- the uvrC gene encoding excinuclease ABC subunit UvrC, with the protein MTKAELYQKACMLPLLPGVYIIRDKTDTIIYIGKAKRLRIRVSQYFREGVPHDNKVSQMIAHAYAFDVIVCQSEFEALVLEASQIKAHTPKYNILLKDDKGYSYIKVTKEPWPRLSFTLQKEDDGAEYLGPYTSSFAARQMAETAMDAFLLPRCNKRFPQDCGKGRPCLNAHIGKCMAVCSGRISCENYNQAVKSAVHLIRYGKKDILKTLNERMQEASDRLEFETAALLRDQINAITKVTAGQKVVVDPDVEMDVVALAGTPSSVCAAVLRFREGRLTDKREFLFHDTADIAAVREEFLPRYYLDDEQIPKVIAVDELPPDSDALQQALNEKRGSEVQLYVPQRGDKAHLVEMAHTNAVERLARESGRYAREEKLLDEMAQVLGLPKPPRTIESYDISNWGDGSSVCGMVVFRDGKPYKTGYRKFKMQTVLGTDDYASLAETVSRRAAAYERVHELAAHGQASEDYFGEKPDLLLMDGGKGQVSAAKAALAGTKLADVPLFGMVKDDHHRTRAIVDSEGREIAINMNRGTFTFITAIQDETHRFANAYRKQQMKKKSYSSTLTEVPGVGPKTARALMAQFKSVGAVREATPEQLENTPGVGKQMAKSIYEYFHT; encoded by the coding sequence ATGACGAAAGCAGAACTCTACCAGAAAGCCTGTATGCTGCCGCTGCTGCCCGGTGTGTATATCATCCGGGATAAGACCGACACCATCATCTATATCGGCAAGGCCAAGCGGCTGCGCATCCGGGTGAGCCAGTATTTTCGGGAGGGGGTCCCCCACGACAACAAGGTCAGCCAGATGATAGCCCACGCCTATGCGTTCGACGTCATCGTCTGCCAGAGCGAGTTCGAGGCGCTGGTGCTGGAAGCCAGCCAGATCAAGGCCCACACCCCCAAATATAACATCCTGCTGAAGGACGACAAGGGCTACAGCTATATCAAGGTGACGAAAGAGCCGTGGCCGCGTCTGTCCTTCACGCTGCAAAAGGAGGACGACGGCGCAGAGTATCTCGGCCCGTACACCTCCAGCTTTGCGGCCCGGCAGATGGCGGAAACGGCGATGGATGCCTTTCTGCTGCCCCGGTGCAATAAGCGCTTCCCGCAGGACTGCGGCAAAGGGCGCCCCTGCCTGAACGCCCACATCGGCAAGTGCATGGCGGTGTGCAGCGGCAGGATCAGCTGCGAAAACTACAATCAGGCCGTCAAGAGCGCGGTGCACCTCATCCGCTACGGCAAAAAGGACATCCTGAAAACGCTGAACGAGCGGATGCAGGAAGCGTCTGACCGGCTGGAATTTGAGACGGCGGCTCTGCTGCGGGATCAGATCAACGCCATCACCAAGGTGACGGCGGGCCAGAAGGTGGTCGTGGACCCGGATGTGGAGATGGACGTGGTGGCGCTGGCCGGGACCCCCAGCAGCGTCTGCGCGGCGGTCCTGCGCTTCCGCGAGGGGCGGCTGACGGACAAGCGGGAATTTCTCTTCCACGATACCGCCGACATCGCGGCGGTGCGGGAGGAGTTCCTGCCCCGCTATTATCTGGACGATGAGCAGATCCCCAAGGTCATCGCGGTGGACGAGCTGCCGCCGGACAGCGATGCACTGCAGCAGGCCCTGAACGAAAAGCGGGGGAGCGAGGTGCAGCTGTATGTCCCCCAGCGGGGCGACAAGGCGCACCTGGTCGAGATGGCCCACACCAACGCCGTGGAGCGTCTGGCGCGGGAGAGCGGCCGCTATGCCCGCGAGGAAAAGCTGCTGGATGAGATGGCACAGGTGCTGGGTCTGCCAAAGCCGCCCCGCACCATCGAGAGCTACGATATCTCCAACTGGGGCGACGGTTCCAGCGTCTGCGGCATGGTGGTCTTCCGGGACGGCAAGCCCTACAAGACGGGCTACCGGAAGTTCAAGATGCAGACGGTGCTGGGCACCGACGACTACGCTTCGCTGGCCGAGACGGTCTCGCGCCGGGCGGCGGCCTACGAACGGGTTCATGAGCTGGCCGCCCATGGGCAGGCCAGCGAGGATTACTTCGGCGAGAAGCCGGACCTGCTGCTGATGGACGGCGGCAAGGGCCAAGTCAGCGCGGCCAAGGCGGCGCTGGCGGGCACCAAGCTGGCGGATGTGCCGCTGTTCGGCATGGTCAAGGACGACCACCACCGCACCCGCGCCATCGTGGACAGCGAAGGCCGGGAAATCGCCATCAACATGAACCGGGGAACATTCACCTTCATCACGGCCATCCAGGACGAGACCCACCGCTTTGCCAATGCCTACCGCAAGCAGCAGATGAAGAAAAAGAGCTATTCTTCCACCCTGACCGAGGTGCCCGGCGTTGGGCCGAAGACGGCCAGAGCGCTGATGGCGCAGTTCAAGAGCGTGGGGGCAGTCCGGGAAGCAACACCGGAACAGCTGGAGAACACGCCCGGCGTGGGGAAGCAGATGGCAAAGAGCATTTACGAGTATTTTCATACCTGA
- a CDS encoding HPr family phosphocarrier protein: MYVKEVTVENQVGLHARPATFFIQKANEFKSSIWVEKEERRVNAKSLLGVLSLGIVGGTTIRIIADGADEQAAVDGLIKLVESGFAE, from the coding sequence ATGTACGTCAAAGAAGTTACCGTTGAAAATCAGGTTGGTCTGCATGCTCGTCCGGCTACCTTCTTTATCCAGAAGGCTAACGAGTTCAAGTCTTCCATCTGGGTCGAGAAAGAGGAGCGCCGCGTGAACGCGAAGAGCCTGCTGGGCGTTCTGTCTCTGGGCATCGTGGGCGGTACCACCATCCGCATCATCGCGGACGGCGCGGATGAGCAGGCTGCAGTCGATGGCCTGATCAAGCTGGTCGAGTCCGGCTTTGCAGAGTAA
- the trmD gene encoding tRNA (guanosine(37)-N1)-methyltransferase TrmD, whose protein sequence is MGMRVDIVTLFPEMCQQVLDASILGRAAKRGYIETHCHQIRDYTLNKQKQTDDYPYGGGCGMVLYAQPIADCLRAVQQEVEAQGRPKPHIVFLTAGGQRYTEEHARRLAEYDNLTLVCGHYEGIDERVIDAFADEEISIGDYILTGGELASLVVADSVLRLKPGVLAEQKGYEEESYWDGLLEYPQYTRPEVWEGRAVPPVLLGGDHQKIDAWRGEQSRTRTRLRRPELYEAWCRTHPITELPKWKRGENVRLVKTEEQFRAAAQLFAEGRRTICADVWTEEGLAVWTPEFFYNQLKEEKTNGWAFYLHLTKEVPDGMVAVNHKTGQIEHLFVSAAARGKGIGQKMLDFARKKLPEHEHPTLTVLDANTRALALYRRMGWVVCGVEAVFDPAKDSFAAVHSELLVMRYEG, encoded by the coding sequence ATGGGAATGCGTGTGGACATCGTGACCCTCTTCCCGGAGATGTGCCAGCAGGTGCTGGATGCCAGCATTTTGGGCCGTGCGGCAAAGCGGGGCTATATTGAGACCCACTGCCACCAGATCCGGGACTATACCCTGAACAAACAGAAGCAGACCGACGACTACCCCTACGGCGGCGGCTGCGGCATGGTGTTGTATGCCCAGCCCATTGCGGACTGCCTGCGGGCCGTTCAGCAAGAAGTGGAGGCACAGGGACGCCCCAAGCCGCATATTGTATTCTTGACGGCAGGCGGTCAGCGCTACACCGAAGAACATGCCCGGCGGCTGGCGGAATACGACAATCTGACCCTGGTCTGCGGCCACTACGAGGGCATCGACGAGCGGGTCATCGACGCCTTTGCCGATGAGGAGATCTCCATCGGCGACTATATCCTGACCGGCGGCGAGCTGGCAAGCCTTGTGGTGGCGGACAGTGTGCTGCGGCTCAAGCCCGGTGTGCTGGCCGAACAGAAGGGCTACGAAGAGGAAAGCTATTGGGACGGTCTGCTGGAATATCCGCAGTACACCCGGCCGGAAGTCTGGGAGGGCCGCGCGGTGCCTCCGGTGCTGCTGGGCGGCGACCACCAGAAGATCGACGCATGGCGGGGTGAGCAGAGCCGCACCCGCACTCGGCTGCGCCGCCCGGAGCTCTATGAGGCGTGGTGCAGGACCCACCCCATCACCGAGCTGCCCAAGTGGAAACGGGGCGAGAATGTCCGGCTGGTGAAGACCGAAGAGCAGTTCCGGGCCGCTGCACAGCTCTTTGCGGAGGGCCGCCGCACCATCTGTGCGGATGTCTGGACGGAAGAGGGGCTGGCCGTATGGACGCCGGAGTTTTTTTACAATCAGCTCAAAGAAGAAAAAACAAACGGCTGGGCGTTCTATCTGCACTTGACTAAAGAGGTGCCGGACGGGATGGTGGCCGTGAACCACAAGACCGGCCAGATCGAGCACCTGTTCGTGAGCGCCGCAGCGCGCGGAAAGGGCATCGGCCAGAAGATGCTGGACTTTGCCCGCAAAAAGCTGCCGGAGCACGAGCATCCGACCCTGACCGTACTGGATGCCAACACCCGTGCGCTGGCGCTCTACCGCCGGATGGGCTGGGTAGTGTGCGGTGTGGAAGCCGTGTTCGACCCCGCCAAAGACAGCTTTGCCGCAGTGCACAGCGAGCTGCTGGTGATGCGGTACGAGGGCTGA
- a CDS encoding transporter substrate-binding domain-containing protein, translating into MKRRTFISLMSVLAAAGVLTLSGCSSNAPSSNSNSSSKSESAEAADQLAAIQASGKLIVALEGAWQPWSYHDESDTLVGYDVEVSRAIAEKLGVEPEYVESDWDSLFAGLDAGRYDMVCNGVEVTDERALTYDFTTPYGYIHTALAVKKDNDTIQTFEDLKGKTTANSLASTYMELAESYGATVQGIDTLEETIQLLTAGRIDATLNADVSFYDYLNVHPDADFKIVAQTEESSHVAIPLRKGDASATLLEAINNAIDELRADGTLKELSEKYFGQDISSEN; encoded by the coding sequence ATGAAAAGAAGAACCTTTATCTCCCTGATGAGCGTTCTGGCTGCTGCCGGTGTGCTCACCCTGTCCGGCTGCTCTTCCAACGCGCCCAGTTCGAACAGCAATTCGAGTTCCAAGAGCGAATCCGCTGAGGCTGCTGACCAGCTTGCCGCCATCCAGGCCAGCGGCAAGCTCATCGTGGCACTGGAAGGTGCCTGGCAGCCCTGGAGCTACCACGACGAGAGCGACACCCTCGTCGGCTACGATGTCGAAGTCTCCCGCGCCATCGCCGAGAAGCTGGGCGTGGAACCGGAATATGTCGAGAGCGACTGGGACAGCCTGTTCGCCGGTCTGGATGCAGGCCGCTATGACATGGTCTGCAACGGCGTCGAAGTCACCGACGAGCGCGCTCTGACCTACGACTTCACCACCCCCTACGGCTACATCCACACCGCCCTTGCCGTCAAGAAGGACAATGATACCATCCAGACCTTCGAAGACCTGAAGGGCAAGACCACCGCCAACAGCCTGGCCTCCACCTATATGGAGCTGGCCGAGAGCTACGGCGCTACTGTGCAGGGCATCGACACGCTGGAAGAGACCATCCAGCTGCTGACCGCCGGCCGCATCGACGCGACCCTGAACGCCGACGTCTCCTTCTACGACTATCTGAACGTCCATCCGGACGCCGACTTCAAGATCGTCGCCCAGACCGAGGAGTCCTCTCACGTGGCCATCCCCCTGCGCAAGGGCGATGCCAGCGCCACCCTGCTGGAAGCCATCAACAACGCCATCGACGAGCTCCGCGCCGACGGCACCCTCAAGGAGCTGAGCGAAAAATACTTCGGTCAGGACATCTCCTCGGAAAATTAA